GTACATTAGATTTGACTTGCTCCAGCAAAATATTGTTAGCCTGATATTGAAAGCTAAGTTGATTTTTGTTATTTAACAATCAATAGCATATAACTCCTTCCACTACATATTTAATGGGTATCTCTCAGTGTTATGGACTGTTTTTGCTACTACACTTCAAATATTGTATGTTTTGGTCCATTGGTTGCATCTCTCTCCGATACTCTGCTCACCCTCAAAATATTGTTAGCCTGATATTGAAAGCTGAGTTGATTTTTGTTATTTAACAATCAATAGCATATAACTCCTTCCACTACACATTTAGTGGGTATCTCTCAGTGGTATGGACTGTTTTTGCTACTACACTTCAAATATTGTATGTTTTGGTCTATTGGTTGCATCTCTCTCCCATATTCTGCTCAccctctttttttctcttctatATGGTCGCTCGCCTCCTGATTCAACTTTTTCCTATCATGTCTAAAAACATGAAGAGGTCAAAGAGTGAAAAGCATGTTATCAAATGTGTGTATGGACCATGATATGGCTCCTAAAGCTAAGGCTCAATTTTGCACTAACAAAGACCTATACAATTTTGATCTAAGTATGCACTATGTTTTTCTATCTGCTGCCACCTTTGTAGTATAAAAGATTTTGTATTCTAAATTCCAATCCTAGAGTTAAACTACATGGGGGCAATTCTAGAATAGTTAAACTACAAAATATAAAGTGAAATAATGCTAAAGGCTCACACTGAGAAAATGCATGCAAGGATAAAGCTCCTAATTGCGTAACTTTGAAGTTAGCCTTAGATTCTTCCGAAACATGCAAATGAGTCTCTAACTCGGCCTCTTTTGAGTGCTACCCATAACCCGTCGTTAAATTATCAAAAGCCTCTTTTTCCTTGTATAACATCCCGCGCTCTCTCTCCGTACACATGGTTAGAGGGGTTTCACAAAGATTGGTTTATCACGTGCAAGCACCAGAAAAAATAGAATAGAGGTGTACTAATTGCTTTAATTACTTTTTTTCATGTAAGTAGCTCTCAAATGTCAGTGTGTATCATCCAACCTAAACGTACCAACACTCTTCGAATAGCTAGCTAAGTTGGTATTTAGTATTTACAGAGGGAAGTTGGCAACTGGCCTTTGCGACTCAAGATGTAAGAAATTATTCTCATTGGATCATCCGGTGATGATAAGATATCCATCACCGAAACATGTGTATTGTTTTGCGAAACAAAGCTGAAAGTTCTAAGTACTTTGAACCGGACCGGAGATATCGTAGTTACATCAATATAATTATTCGATTTGCTTGGAAAAGTATATTACGGTGGCACTACGACACTTCCAGAAATCCAAGCAGCATTTCCGGGGGCCCATCGCCACCCCCTGGCCCGACGGTAGCCGCCAAGAGGCGAAAAGGGCACGCACCTCTTGCGTTTTTGACCCGAGCAGCGGCCAACGAAGCAGCGGCGCTGCCCGCAGGCATCCTCGTATTTTTATTTGCGCACCCCGTCCCTGCCCGGCTGCCCCTCGGCGATCTCAAGAGCCCCCGTCGCATCTGTTCCTCAGCCCCCTCGTCCCCCTTCGATATCCCCGATAAAACCCCGAGCCGCCCCCTCTCCAGCTGGTCATCCCCTCCATCCCCACTTCGTCTCCTCCAAAGTAAGCCGCGCTGAGGAAACCCAATCCATGGCGCTCTCCTGCATGAGGTGccccgcgggcgccgccgcggtctccacccgacgcgccgccgcgccgccacagGCCCCGGCGGCCGCGGTCTCCTTCGCCAGATGCGGCTTCGGGAAGTCCGCCGCCGTTGAGTGTTGGCGCATCCAGGCCGTTGCCCCGCAGGGAGGTGTGTGCCCCCTCTTTTATGTGCTGACTTAGTTCGTTCTGCCCCTGTGTGTTTTAATTTTGTTCGGTTGGGAATATATGTCTTCCTGAATTTGAGTGGTACCATGCTGCGCTTGGATGAAATGAGACGCAGCCTACATAGAATGCGATCCGCTTGTCGCTGCATCCTAGATGCTCGAGCATAAATTTGGGCCTCGTATTGTAATAGCTTAGTTCTGTTTTTATCTGTTGAAACTGAGCTCAGACCAAAGAAGTTGCAGTGCTGTCTGCTTGCTTGAAAGGACAGTGTTGAGGAAGATGAAACACGGATGATATGTCATTGTTCTGTTTTTATCCATGGATGGAAGTTGTCTCGTATTTACACTTCTTGTTTGGAATTTCAGATTCAGAAGTGATTTATATGATAATGTCCTCTTGTGATTCAGTTGGTGCTAGTTAGTTCAATCTGTGCACTATAAGTTTGCCACCACTGCATCACTCTGTGCACTATCAAGTTTGCAACCACTTTTCCAGTTGGCACCACCCAGAGTAGAAATTTAGTTTCTTTGAACAGCAACAAAAAAGCCTTATATTTGGGGTTAGCTACagatgaaacccaacaagagccaaaataaaaaggATAAAAAGGTAGTAGTGATTGACTAATTGTAAAAGGTACACTTGTCATGGTTTGGGCACTTTGATTGCTAAAAACACTGTTTCCTTTTAAATCATCGAAAATGTTCAGTGCATAGTGATTAGTGAATGTTTCATATGATGATGCCTTTTGATACACAATGATTCATCTAACTTATTTTAATCATCAGTGAAAGCTCCCATCGATGCCGATGTGAAGAATGCAGTCACACTTACTACCCCACCAAAGGTGGAAAATGGCTCCCCTTCAGAAATCACTCCGGATGAATTTGAGGACTTGAGTTTACTATCCAAGAATGATGATTCTACTGTTAGCATAACTGTAGTTGGAGCATCTGGTGACCTTGCCAAGAAGAAGATATTTCCTGCCCTTTTTGCTCtctactacgaagattgccttcCCAAGGTATGTGTATATATCTCCATCTTATGATAACAGTTGCACCTACTCTTGTTAAATCTAAATTACAGTATTTTGTCCTAGCATTTTACCATCTTTGGTTATGCACGGAGCAAGATGACCGATTCTGAACTGAGGAACATGGTCAGCAAAACGCTGACTTGCAGAATAGATAAAAGGTACTAGAGAGGATTTGTAAAATCTTAACTTTTGACAATTCTTTAggaaaataatattttttaattgTAAATGGAATTCCTCAGTGGTTCACAAACTGTGTTGTCTCTTTCCAGGGAAAACTGTAGTGAGAAAATGGAGGAGTTCCTGAAAAGATGCTTCTATCATTCAGGCCAATATGATTCAGAAGAGCATTTCATAGATCTAGACAAGAAGCTAAAGCAGCATGAGGTTTGTGCATTTTTCTCTTCAAGTCAAATTGAGAATGCACCATTGATTTTATTTGTAACCTTAAGATTTTCCTGCTGCTAATTGTTCTTGTTTGGATGCATTTTTCATTGAATTAGGCATCCTTATTTGTTGGTCATCCTTGTTCTTTTACATTTCATTTTCTGATGGTGTCTTATTCCCTGGACATGGTGTTTACAAAACTTGTGGCTTCTTGTCTGTTTCCATCTCACTTAAAATGTAGCATCTTGAGTTTGCATGTACATTCCTTGAGGGAATGTCTGCACCAGCAAACTTATGGTACATAGAATCTGGTCTCATCCAAATCGCTAATGCAATAATCCGGTCTGTGAAAGAAGCTAATGCAATACAAATTGCTACGTTTCAAAATCCATTCTCATCCAAAAGAATGTACCGAGAACGTCTGTACGGGTAAACTTATGgatcatactccctccatcccatgaAGAGTGCAATCCTGGTTATTTTTTTCCAGACAGATTAGTGGTGATGTGAAAAGGCTCACGTGCCCTCATTTATTGGCTGCAATCAACTAACCAGGATTCCAAAAATCATGACCAGAAGTTAATTTTAGCATGCAAATAAAACCTGACCACTGAATTAGGCAGTAGTTGTGGTCCAATTCCTAGGATTGCACTCTTTTGTGGACCTTTTTCAAACATCAGGATTGCATTTTTCgttgaacggagggagtaaaattGTACGGAGCATGATTGACAAACTCTTCCTTTTAGGAAAGCTGATGCAAGACGAATTTTTATGTTTCAAAATCTTCAAATAGATCTATGTATTTGTGATCTGATCAAATCCTTGTTCTTCTGCTGCAGGGTTCCAGAGTTTCTAACCGCCTTTTCTACTTGTCAATACCTCCTAATATATTCTTGGATGTTGTAAAATGTGCAAGCAAATCAGCATCTTCGTTGAATGGTTGGACAAGGGTAATTGTTGAGAAGCCCTTCGGCCGTGACTCAGAGTCTTCTGCTGCATTAACAAGAGGTCTGAAGCAATACCTTGTAGAGGACCAAATTTTCAGGTGATACAAATATCTGCGAGAATTTGTAACATTTTCTGGAGTTGCTAACTTACAACTTTATTCTGATCCCAATACTCTGCAAATATCAAGGCAGCTTACCAAATGAAAAGTAAAGAGGGAATGCAGAGACTGCTGTATAGTAATTGCTTATGAAAAGCTTAtgaattttattttcctttttatgcAGGATTGACCATTACTTGGGAAAGGAACTGGTGGAGAATTTATCTGTCCTTCGCTTCTCAAATCTCGTGTTTGAGCCTCTTTGGTCAAGGCAATATATAAGAAATGTGCAACTTATATTCTCAGAAGACTTCGGTACTGAAGGACGTGGAGGGTATGGTTTTGATGGTTATTTAATTGAACTGGGTTACAATAGGATTGTATCTGATTTTATTGTTCAATTTGCAGATACTTCGATGGCTACGGTATTATTCGAGACATAATGCAGAATCATCTCCTTCAGATACTAGCCTTATTTGCAATGGAAACTCCTATTAGCTTGGAAGCAGAGGATATACGAAATGAGAAGGTTTGTGCAACTCCCACAACTGTAATCATAGAATATTACATAATTAGCTCACAAAATGCAACTTTGAACTTAAAATGGTTGTTATGACCACACAAATAAAGAGTTAGATAGGAAGACAGGGATTCTTTATTTCTTCCATTCAAAATGACTTTCAACTATAATTCAAGCAGAATACATTGATCTTATTGTCTACGTGCATATGTGTTTACTGTGCATGTGTATGTTTAAATGACCATTCAACGGTTTTGTTACATAAGTTCAGTACTGTCTGCTAGGTTAAAGTTTTGCGTTCCATGAAGCCGTTGCAACTGGAAGATGTGGTAATAGGACAGTATAAAAGCCACACAAAAGGTGGTACTACCTACCCTGGATATACTGATGATAACACAGTGCCCAAGGATAGTGTGACTCCGAcgtttgctgctgctgcacttTTCATAAATAATGCTAGATGGGATGGAGTTCCCTTTCTTATGAAAGCTGGGAAAGCTTTGCATACAAAACGGTATGTGTAAAGTATTTACCATAATAGATGATGCCTAAATATTCTACTTATAAAAGCAGGTTCTTTTCATGTAAATATGTAATTAGAGCACATCTGACTTATGAGAAAGAAAAGCCAAGTTGGAATGTTTATGAAAATAATATTTCTATTTCCAACACAAAACAGCTTGTTCACAAAATCTCTTCTTTTTGTATATCAAAAGAAgtagaggaaaaaaaaactcttatGTTGTGTTATTTTGCATGCCAAAGATACTTACATGGAAAATGTAAATTACAGAGCTGAGATTAGGGTACAGTTCCGACATGTTCCTGGAAATCTCTACAAGGGGAGTTTTGGCACAGATCTTGATAGGGCCACCAATGAGCTTGTGATACGTGTGCAACCGGATGAAGCTATTTACCTAAAGATTAACAACAAGATTCCTGGTCTCGGTATGCGACTAGATAGGAGTAACTTGAATCTCCATTATGCAGCAAGGTAAGATCAATCTTACAGCAATTACATGTACACCAGGATTATTATTTTATGGTATATCCAAAATAGTTACCTATTCACAGTCACCACAATGAGCATGGCACAATTGTTACCTTTGGTGCATGCTTTTGTtcgcttcttttcttttccttggacTTTATTTCAGCAGTCGCTCACTTCACTTTTCAGTCAATTCCCTGGTTGCTCCTTGATTTAATTTAGAATATATTTAGGTGATGCTTTCCATTTTTAACAAACTCTTTGTGGTATATGAATAATATCTAGCTATCAGTAATGTCTATGCTATGTGAGTCCTCTCATCATTGGGCAAGCCTTTTTTATTGGTTCTATAATTTACTGTCATAACAGTGCCTTCCGAAGCATTATAGACAATTTCTGTCAGCTGATTGAGACTACTCCACTGAATTAATCTATTCAATTAAAGAGCAATTTGGATGGAAAAAAGTTTTTGTAGCCTTTGTGTACATACCCATATTTCCCCTTACTGACCCATGCCCTCTTGTGTCTTCTTAGTGGTAACAAAATTAAGATATGTGCCAATTGCAGCCAAATTAAAATACTGTTGAAAGTTGGCGTTGTGCTTTCGCAAGTATGTCAATATGACGGACAATAGGTTGTCCAAATCCCACTTTTCTGTATGATGGACCACAACTTTTACAATGTATATGATTGTATTCTAATAAAATTATAATATTGAGGTAGTCTTTTTAATGACAACTAATAATATGGTTTTCATCTAGTGATTATATATAGCCTTTTTCAGTCATCTGATGTTTGTCTTCCTTAATCATGCTTGTCCTAGTAGGTTAGCAATGTTTGCGTCTGCACTCTACAGTTCATGGTTCCTAAATCCTAAAACTGGTTCAACCATTTTCTCTCAGATGCTATCGCCAGatctttgttttcttatttcTGCAGTGGTTTTTATTTTCTacccattcttttttttcttttcaatcttTAAATTATTCTTGGCAAATCTATTAGAAACCATCTAATACCTATTTGTCTGGAGCATGTAATGTTTCGGCGTATTAGGGGATCAAATGGGACTACATTCTAGCAGGGCCAAACTCTGGTTTACAGGGTCTTGAGCGGTTTCCCAGACCTTTCTGCAGACACAAATATATTTGCCAATGAATTCATCAATTCATGCTTGTATTCGTCACTCCTTGTCTGAAGTGGTTAGTTTCTTGTCACAGTATCCCTAAGTTGCCTATTAAGTGTTCTATAACATGTCTTAGGTACTCAAAGGAGATACCGGATGCTTATGAGAGGCTCTTGCTTGATGCCATCGAAGGAGAGCGCAGGCTTTTCATCCGCTCAGATGAGTTGGATGCTGCATGGTCGCTGTTCACGCCTCTTTTGAAGGAGCTGGAAGAGAAGCGGATAGCTCCTGAGCTCTACCCTTATGGAAGCCGTGGACCTGTTGGTGCCCACTATCTTGCCGCGAAGTATAACGTCAGATGGGGTGACTTGAGCGCGGAGCACTACAAGGCATGAAACAAATATGACTACATCTTTGTGATGTTCTTGCTATTCCATTTCTGTAAGGTTGCACGCCCTGCTAGTAAGATAGATGACAGAGAAAACAGATGAGAATAAGGCGGGCCGGCTCATGAGGTTTAGAAGCATGTACAAGGTATTAGACTATGAATAGCTTTGTTTGGAATAACATAGCCGTAAAAAAAATCTGGCTTCTCACAAGGAATAACTGGAAGATCTGCTATGTTGATCTCAATGTATTGAGTAGTCATTAATGAAGCTGGGCTGTCATACTAGCGCCGCGTATCTCTGAGGGAAAGATACTGTTGACCAGATGTTGCATGACTGGTGCGGTGGTGCCGTCGCCTTTTGGTTACTTGACGTGTCAGATTTGGCTTGAACTTGAACTGGTGGAAATTTGTACTGTAACAAAACCATTTTGACAAGTAGTTGCAATGGCAATCTGCCTGACATGTTATTTGGTTGTTCAAAATTGACTGACATGTTATTTGCTTGTTCAAAATTGACTGAGGTAATTAGAAATTCCGCTGTTCGGGCTAGACCAACGGAAAGAGTTGGGCTTGGATCTTACGGCGGCCCAATATGACTGGAAAATAGGCTGGGTGCAATGTTGGAATTAGCACATAGCGCATAATGGCAAAGTTGCCCCCGCTGCTCCCCGCCTCTCTCAgcgattttttttgttttttatccTTTTCGCGAAAGATTCTTACAAATACGTCCCTAGcagaaccaattccaaaaatggacccttagcttggcgccatccacgttggcgccaagcttacacgtctcggcgccagccatcctggcgccaagatccatgcgcagctgctaaCGCGGATACCGACGTGGCGGGGGTTTGGGATCTTGgcaccaagcttggcgccgtaggccttggcgccgagcaatttaccgATGCCTCCTGacgtttcgaacgaaacaagtataattattccgaggagtgtgcaacaaactatgctctagttcaactggttaggatgtgggcttcttatcccaaagacctgagttcaaacctggatggcgccaagctaagggtccatttttagAATTGGTTACGCCAggagcgtatttgtgagaatctttcgcaaaaaggactaaaaacaaaaaagttggCCTCtgaatctttcgcaaaaaggactaaaaacaaaaaagttggCCTCTCTCACAGCATAGGGCATAGCCCGTCGGGTGGTCTTGGTTCAGTACTCCGGTGGAAAAGAAAGGAACGATCTTTTGGATCGATCTCTCTGCTTTCATCAACCCGCTTTTCCAATCAAAACAAGTCTCCAAATAGCAAACCGCAAGGACCTGACACGCGAACCTGCTTTTTCTAAGAAACGTGCTACCTGACATGCGAGCCTGCTTTTTTTAAGAGAACGGTACCTTAGCATGTGTTtcattaaaagaaggaaaagagttTACAACCTAGACCAACACATTGAGCTGCTATTACATCAGTATTATTTTGCAATCTAGAAGCCTCTAAAGGTACAAAATAGGAACTGGCAACGAATCTAGCTTCCAACCATAACCTGCGTTCATCAAAAATACTATCTGCAAGAGCCCAAGGCATGAAAGCTACTCTATCGAAGACCCTTGCATTCGTTTCTTTCCAAATCCTCCGTGACACTAAGATGGCAGTCGAATCAAAACATCGCCTTGTGATCTTGGGAAGACATTTACGAGATGTAGTCCATCAAGAGATGAAGCAGCTTCCAGTAGGCGATAATGTGTCGAGCCCCATGGCCTTAGTATGCACGACCAAACCTCCCTGATAT
This portion of the Setaria viridis chromosome 7, Setaria_viridis_v4.0, whole genome shotgun sequence genome encodes:
- the LOC117863960 gene encoding glucose-6-phosphate 1-dehydrogenase 2, chloroplastic; translated protein: MALSCMRCPAGAAAVSTRRAAAPPQAPAAAVSFARCGFGKSAAVECWRIQAVAPQGVKAPIDADVKNAVTLTTPPKVENGSPSEITPDEFEDLSLLSKNDDSTVSITVVGASGDLAKKKIFPALFALYYEDCLPKHFTIFGYARSKMTDSELRNMVSKTLTCRIDKRENCSEKMEEFLKRCFYHSGQYDSEEHFIDLDKKLKQHEGSRVSNRLFYLSIPPNIFLDVVKCASKSASSLNGWTRVIVEKPFGRDSESSAALTRGLKQYLVEDQIFRIDHYLGKELVENLSVLRFSNLVFEPLWSRQYIRNVQLIFSEDFGTEGRGGYFDGYGIIRDIMQNHLLQILALFAMETPISLEAEDIRNEKVKVLRSMKPLQLEDVVIGQYKSHTKGGTTYPGYTDDNTVPKDSVTPTFAAAALFINNARWDGVPFLMKAGKALHTKRAEIRVQFRHVPGNLYKGSFGTDLDRATNELVIRVQPDEAIYLKINNKIPGLGMRLDRSNLNLHYAARYSKEIPDAYERLLLDAIEGERRLFIRSDELDAAWSLFTPLLKELEEKRIAPELYPYGSRGPVGAHYLAAKYNVRWGDLSAEHYKA